Proteins found in one Allorhizobium pseudoryzae genomic segment:
- the hemB gene encoding porphobilinogen synthase, with protein sequence MNDKTHLVDEITGHRRMRRNRKADWTRRLVQENRLTVDDLIWPIFIVPGDNIVDPIRAMPGVNRMSIDKAVDAIREAADLGIPAIAPFPDVEMEKRDPTGSQILERDNLINQFTRAVKKAVPNIGLITDVALDPFTSHGHDGILRDGVIVNDETVDQVARAAVMQAEAGADIIAPSEMMDGRIGAIRRALDAAGHQDVGIMSYATKFSSGFYGPYREAINTGGLLKGDKNSYYISPANGTEALRDAAMDVEEGADMLMVKPGIAYLDICWRMKEAFGLPTFAYQVSGEYTQIKAAAMNGWIDGERIMMETLLCFKRAGCDGILTYFAMDVARKLKGG encoded by the coding sequence ATGAACGACAAGACCCACCTTGTGGACGAGATCACCGGTCACCGCCGCATGCGGCGCAATCGCAAGGCCGACTGGACGCGCCGTCTCGTGCAGGAAAACCGCCTGACAGTGGACGACCTGATCTGGCCGATCTTCATCGTGCCGGGCGACAACATCGTCGATCCGATCCGCGCCATGCCGGGCGTCAACCGCATGAGCATCGACAAGGCGGTGGACGCGATCCGCGAGGCCGCCGATCTCGGCATTCCGGCGATTGCCCCCTTCCCGGACGTGGAGATGGAAAAGCGCGATCCGACCGGTTCTCAGATCCTCGAGCGCGACAACCTGATCAACCAGTTCACCCGGGCGGTGAAGAAGGCCGTGCCGAACATCGGCCTCATCACCGACGTGGCGCTCGACCCCTTCACCAGCCATGGCCATGACGGCATTTTGCGCGACGGCGTCATCGTCAACGACGAGACGGTGGACCAGGTGGCACGCGCCGCGGTGATGCAGGCGGAGGCCGGTGCCGATATCATCGCGCCCTCGGAAATGATGGATGGCCGCATCGGCGCGATCCGCCGGGCCCTTGATGCGGCAGGCCACCAGGATGTCGGCATCATGTCCTACGCGACGAAATTCTCCTCCGGCTTCTACGGTCCGTACCGCGAGGCGATCAACACCGGCGGTCTCTTAAAGGGCGACAAGAACAGCTATTACATCAGCCCGGCGAACGGCACCGAAGCGCTGCGCGATGCAGCGATGGATGTGGAGGAAGGCGCCGACATGCTGATGGTGAAACCCGGCATCGCCTATCTCGACATCTGTTGGCGCATGAAGGAAGCCTTCGGCCTGCCGACCTTCGCCTACCAGGTGTCGGGCGAATACACGCAGATCAAGGCCGCCGCGATGAACGGCTGGATCGACGGCGAGCGGATCATGATGGAGACCCTGCTCTGCTTCAAACGCGCCGGCTGCGACGGCATCCTCACCTATTTCGCCATGGATGTGGCGCGCAAGCTGAAGGGCGGCTGA
- a CDS encoding RDD family protein encodes MSFENQPVVAAPDDWRAYSGVLSRRIFAFVIDYLLVLLLCIPAAVVVFFLGVITLGLGWFLYPALFVIVALLYFGMTVGGRAQASPGMRAVGIAMMRLDGRRIDFLTAVVHMVLFWILNSVLTPLILLAGLFIERSRLVHDLLLGTVMVRTD; translated from the coding sequence ATGTCATTCGAGAACCAGCCCGTCGTTGCCGCACCGGACGATTGGCGCGCCTACAGTGGCGTGTTGTCGCGGCGCATCTTCGCCTTTGTGATCGATTACCTGCTGGTGCTGCTGCTGTGCATACCGGCGGCGGTCGTTGTCTTCTTTCTCGGCGTCATCACGCTCGGCCTTGGCTGGTTTCTCTATCCGGCGCTCTTTGTCATTGTCGCGCTGCTGTATTTTGGCATGACGGTGGGCGGACGGGCGCAGGCAAGCCCCGGCATGCGGGCGGTCGGGATTGCCATGATGCGGCTCGACGGGCGGCGAATCGATTTTCTCACCGCCGTCGTGCACATGGTGCTGTTCTGGATCCTCAATTCGGTGCTGACGCCGCTCATCCTGCTCGCCGGCCTCTTCATCGAGCGGTCGCGGCTCGTG